One Saccharopolyspora erythraea NRRL 2338 genomic region harbors:
- a CDS encoding glycosyl hydrolase family 65 protein: MRTTRAVSVVGGALLVAASAVVPVALTAAPAAETSGLCASDRGWELSTDRIDSDYTRHAFVGNGYLSQRVPPTGSGYAATGEKTGFPLETPRFDGAFVAGLYGEGPSSQSKQPRHAIAAIPTWSTLNVRVGDQTFGPNTPPEQISGFRQAVNLQCGVVRTSLTWTTPDGHATDLTYEVVADRAHPNVGAVRMRMTPRWDGPAEVSGAIDGAGARRLHPTGGKAEGGTVRVGFETDGVRATGTVASTLRADSAVDAEPVQQRVDGLNAEQRLGFAAQRGETYEFSKFVGVDTSVTTPDHAASAVRASREAADRGWDELFGEHAERWKRLWESDIRVPGRPDLQNSLRSSKYAILSSIRQDHGFSVPPAGLSSDNYAGLIFWDTELWMYPSLLLQHPDIARSVVDYREKMLGAARANAASIGQKGAFYPWTSADSGELAKDCHSWDPPHCLTQNHLQSDVALAAWQYFLATGDQRWLREHGWPVLRGVAEYWAGRVTANPDGSYSINNVAGPDEYSNGVNDGVFTNAGAAVTLRNATEAAKLLGEQAPPEWTGIADRLRIPYDPQQQVFQQYDGYGGQKIKQADAVLLQYPLEWPMPPEAAARTLDYYAPRTDPDGPAMTDSAHAIDAAATGEPGCTTNTYLNRSIRPFEKDPFAQFSEARGERAGEGAGAPTFNFLTGAGGYTQVFTHGLTGLRWRGDRAVLDPMLPPQLPGGVELTGLHWQGRTFDVRVGEHETQVRLREGEPFTVEAPDGRHVVSRDAALTLKTRRPDLVPTDNLARCKTASATSEEAGKYAEAAVDGNTATTWALNGAQGSATVDLGAPRRISGITPRWPETAPTGFRLLTSVDGREFTEAAEQIPGGRLARYVRVELTGPAGPEHTGLSELEVRG, from the coding sequence ATGCGAACGACCCGTGCCGTCAGCGTCGTCGGCGGGGCTTTACTCGTGGCGGCGAGCGCCGTGGTGCCCGTCGCGCTGACCGCGGCCCCCGCGGCGGAGACGTCCGGGCTCTGCGCGAGCGACCGGGGCTGGGAACTGTCCACCGACCGAATCGATTCCGACTACACCCGGCATGCGTTCGTCGGGAACGGTTACCTGTCGCAGCGAGTGCCGCCGACCGGCAGCGGATACGCCGCGACCGGCGAGAAGACGGGTTTCCCGCTGGAGACCCCGCGCTTCGACGGCGCTTTCGTCGCCGGCCTCTACGGCGAGGGGCCGAGCTCGCAGAGCAAGCAGCCGCGGCACGCCATCGCGGCGATCCCCACGTGGTCGACGCTGAACGTCCGGGTCGGCGACCAGACGTTCGGTCCGAACACACCGCCGGAGCAGATCTCGGGCTTCCGCCAGGCGGTCAACCTCCAGTGCGGCGTGGTGCGCACCTCGCTGACCTGGACCACGCCCGACGGCCACGCCACCGACCTGACCTACGAGGTCGTCGCCGACCGCGCGCACCCCAACGTCGGCGCGGTGCGGATGCGGATGACTCCGCGCTGGGACGGTCCGGCCGAGGTCAGCGGCGCCATCGACGGTGCGGGCGCGCGCAGGCTGCACCCGACCGGCGGAAAGGCCGAGGGCGGCACGGTGCGCGTCGGGTTCGAGACCGACGGTGTCCGCGCGACCGGCACCGTCGCCTCGACACTGCGGGCCGACTCCGCCGTCGACGCCGAGCCGGTGCAGCAGCGGGTCGACGGCCTCAACGCCGAGCAGCGGCTCGGCTTCGCCGCCCAGCGCGGTGAGACCTACGAGTTCAGCAAGTTCGTCGGGGTCGACACGTCGGTGACGACGCCGGACCACGCGGCCTCGGCGGTGCGGGCGTCCCGCGAGGCCGCCGACCGGGGCTGGGACGAGCTGTTCGGGGAGCACGCCGAGCGGTGGAAGCGGTTGTGGGAGAGCGACATCCGCGTTCCCGGCAGGCCCGACCTGCAGAACTCCCTGCGTTCGAGCAAGTACGCGATCCTGTCCAGCATCCGCCAGGACCACGGCTTCAGCGTCCCGCCCGCGGGCCTGAGCAGCGACAACTACGCCGGACTGATCTTCTGGGACACCGAGCTGTGGATGTATCCCAGCCTGCTGCTCCAGCACCCGGACATCGCGCGCTCGGTCGTGGACTACCGGGAGAAGATGCTCGGGGCCGCGCGGGCCAACGCCGCCTCCATCGGCCAGAAGGGCGCGTTCTACCCGTGGACCAGTGCCGACAGCGGTGAGCTTGCCAAGGACTGCCACAGCTGGGATCCGCCGCACTGCCTGACCCAGAACCACCTGCAGAGCGATGTCGCGCTGGCCGCCTGGCAGTACTTCCTTGCCACCGGCGACCAACGCTGGCTGCGCGAGCACGGCTGGCCGGTGCTGCGCGGCGTCGCCGAGTACTGGGCCGGTCGCGTCACCGCCAACCCCGACGGCAGCTACTCGATCAACAACGTCGCGGGTCCGGACGAGTACAGCAACGGCGTCAACGACGGTGTGTTCACCAACGCCGGGGCGGCCGTGACCCTGCGCAACGCGACCGAGGCCGCGAAGCTGCTCGGCGAGCAGGCCCCGCCGGAGTGGACGGGCATCGCCGACCGGTTGCGCATCCCCTACGACCCGCAGCAGCAGGTCTTCCAGCAGTACGACGGCTACGGCGGGCAGAAGATCAAGCAGGCCGACGCCGTCCTCCTGCAGTACCCGCTGGAATGGCCGATGCCGCCGGAGGCGGCGGCCAGGACGCTGGACTACTACGCGCCGCGCACCGACCCCGACGGACCGGCGATGACCGACTCGGCGCACGCGATCGACGCCGCCGCGACGGGCGAGCCCGGGTGCACCACCAACACCTACCTGAACCGCTCGATCCGGCCCTTCGAGAAGGACCCGTTCGCGCAGTTCTCCGAGGCGCGCGGCGAGCGGGCCGGTGAGGGCGCCGGCGCGCCGACGTTCAACTTCCTGACCGGTGCCGGCGGCTACACCCAGGTGTTCACCCACGGCCTGACCGGGCTGCGGTGGCGCGGCGACAGGGCGGTGCTCGACCCGATGCTCCCGCCGCAGTTGCCCGGCGGGGTCGAGCTGACCGGGCTGCACTGGCAGGGCCGCACCTTCGACGTCCGCGTGGGCGAGCACGAGACGCAGGTGCGCCTGCGCGAGGGCGAGCCGTTCACCGTGGAGGCGCCGGACGGGCGGCACGTGGTCAGCCGGGACGCGGCGCTGACGCTCAAGACGCGCAGGCCGGACCTGGTGCCGACCGACAACCTGGCGCGCTGCAAGACCGCGAGCGCGACCAGCGAGGAGGCCGGCAAGTACGCCGAGGCCGCCGTCGACGGCAACACCGCCACCACCTGGGCGCTGAACGGCGCGCAGGGTTCGGCGACGGTGGATCTCGGTGCGCCGCGGCGGATCTCCGGCATCACGCCGCGGTGGCCGGAGACCGCACCCACCGGTTTCCGGCTGCTCACCTCCGTCGACGGCAGGGAGTTCACCGAGGCGGCAGAGCAGATCCCCGGCGGCAGGCTCGCCCGCTACGTCCGCGTCGAGCTGACCGGACCGGCCGGGCCCGAGCACACCGGGCTCAGCGAGCTGGAAGTGCGCGGCTGA
- a CDS encoding sugar transferase has translation MQEPMRTPLVLPGGIGARGAVRTPVLAAPPQPPQPAPASAHSTVWERWYRVAVVVSDVLATLLACGFGTVLAVALGLSAGTRTAILAVLACSVVLCSLSGSWSPRILGEGPEEYRRVGRGVFAAGVVLAVPGLAFPSWDVRLWVFGVLPLLAVLAVLLRYLLRRYLHSARGTGRCLLPVIAAGDPRTLRDLVERTRLQPHVGWRIEALCVPAAVGQVSEIEGIPVVGDLEGLAGHVRRGGYRVVAVTADQHWTPRRLQRLAWELEDTPAEMVVAPVLMEVAGPRLHVSSVLGMPLLRVSAPVFNGARRIIKSLADWVSAFLLLVLLAPALLVIAAAVKVTDGGPVIYRQRRIGRNGTTFTMLKFRSMVVDADAQLSRLRAANEADGPLFKLRRDPRVTRIGAVLRRYSLDELPQLLNVLTGRMSLVGPRPPLPEESDAYDSEVRRRLLVKPGLTGLWQVSGRSDLSWAESVRLDLRYVENWSLALDAVILWKTVRAVLKKQGAY, from the coding sequence ATGCAGGAGCCGATGCGGACGCCGCTGGTGCTGCCCGGCGGGATCGGTGCCCGGGGGGCCGTTCGAACGCCGGTGCTCGCCGCACCACCGCAGCCTCCGCAGCCGGCCCCCGCGTCGGCCCACTCGACGGTGTGGGAGCGGTGGTACCGCGTCGCGGTGGTCGTCAGCGACGTGCTGGCCACCCTGCTCGCGTGCGGCTTCGGAACCGTGCTCGCCGTCGCGCTCGGGCTGTCGGCGGGAACGCGGACCGCGATCCTCGCGGTGCTGGCGTGTTCGGTCGTGCTGTGCAGCCTGTCCGGTTCCTGGAGCCCGCGAATCCTCGGCGAGGGGCCGGAGGAGTACCGGCGGGTCGGACGCGGTGTCTTCGCCGCGGGAGTCGTGCTCGCCGTGCCCGGACTGGCCTTCCCGTCCTGGGACGTGCGGTTGTGGGTCTTCGGTGTGCTGCCGCTGCTGGCGGTGCTCGCCGTGCTCCTGCGCTACCTCCTGCGCCGCTACCTGCACAGCGCGCGCGGCACCGGCCGGTGCCTGCTGCCGGTGATCGCCGCGGGAGACCCGCGGACCCTGCGCGACCTGGTCGAGCGGACCCGGCTGCAACCGCACGTCGGCTGGCGCATCGAGGCGCTGTGCGTTCCGGCGGCGGTGGGGCAGGTCAGCGAGATCGAGGGCATCCCGGTGGTCGGCGACCTCGAAGGGCTTGCCGGCCACGTACGGCGCGGCGGGTACCGGGTCGTGGCGGTCACCGCCGACCAGCACTGGACGCCGCGCCGGTTGCAGCGGCTGGCGTGGGAGCTGGAGGACACGCCGGCGGAGATGGTCGTCGCACCGGTGCTGATGGAGGTAGCCGGTCCTCGGCTGCACGTTTCGTCGGTGCTGGGGATGCCGCTGCTGAGGGTCAGCGCTCCCGTGTTCAACGGTGCCCGCCGGATCATCAAGTCGCTCGCCGACTGGGTGAGCGCGTTCCTGCTGCTGGTGCTGCTCGCGCCCGCGCTGCTGGTCATCGCCGCCGCGGTCAAGGTGACCGACGGCGGGCCGGTGATCTACCGCCAGCGCCGGATCGGCCGCAACGGCACGACGTTCACCATGCTGAAGTTCCGCTCCATGGTGGTGGACGCCGACGCGCAGCTGTCCCGGCTGCGGGCGGCCAACGAGGCGGACGGACCGCTTTTCAAGCTGCGCCGCGATCCGCGGGTGACCAGGATCGGTGCGGTGCTGCGCCGTTACTCGCTCGACGAGCTGCCGCAGCTGTTGAACGTGCTGACCGGCCGGATGTCGCTGGTCGGACCGCGACCGCCGCTGCCGGAGGAGTCCGACGCCTACGACTCCGAGGTGCGCAGGCGGCTGCTCGTCAAGCCCGGCCTCACCGGGCTGTGGCAGGTGAGCGGGCGCAGCGACCTCTCGTGGGCCGAGAGCGTCCGGCTCGACCTGCGCTACGTGGAGAACTGGTCGCTCGCGCTCGACGCCGTCATCCTCTGGAAGACGGTGCGCGCGGTGCTGAAGAAGCAGGGCGCCTACTGA
- a CDS encoding SDR family NAD(P)-dependent oxidoreductase, with protein MKTIVITGGTDGMGRALAQIFLERGDQVVIVGRDERKGRDFLDAATGIGVRERATFIAADLSLVGENQRLVERIATDFPAVDALVLCARHYRATRLETGEGREHGFALFYLSRFVLSHGLLGNLEKAESPVVVNFCGPGADFGEIRWDDLELARDYHGNTAMVQGGKLNDLLGVAFAAHHPGARTRYVLYGPGMVSTSFSGEYDAESAAHVAYAKANGRSVADGIAPAVALVDSPPAEPLSAFNADTPVSLAGRSFDRSDAMRLHALTSELLRR; from the coding sequence GTGAAGACCATCGTGATCACCGGCGGAACGGACGGCATGGGCCGCGCGCTGGCGCAGATCTTCCTGGAGCGCGGCGACCAGGTCGTCATCGTCGGCCGCGACGAGCGCAAGGGCCGGGATTTCCTCGACGCCGCAACCGGGATCGGCGTCCGGGAGCGGGCCACCTTCATCGCCGCCGACCTCAGCCTCGTCGGCGAGAACCAGCGGCTCGTCGAGCGGATCGCGACGGACTTCCCCGCGGTCGACGCACTCGTGCTGTGCGCACGGCACTACCGGGCGACGAGACTGGAGACCGGCGAGGGGCGCGAGCACGGTTTCGCGCTGTTCTACCTGAGCCGGTTCGTGCTCAGCCACGGTCTGCTCGGGAACCTGGAGAAGGCCGAGTCGCCGGTCGTGGTCAACTTCTGCGGGCCGGGTGCCGACTTCGGCGAGATCCGCTGGGACGACCTCGAACTGGCCCGCGACTACCACGGCAACACCGCGATGGTCCAGGGCGGCAAGCTCAACGACCTGCTCGGCGTGGCCTTCGCGGCGCACCACCCCGGCGCCCGGACCCGCTACGTGCTGTACGGGCCGGGCATGGTGTCGACCAGCTTCTCCGGCGAGTACGACGCGGAGTCGGCCGCGCACGTCGCGTACGCCAAGGCCAACGGCAGGTCCGTCGCCGACGGCATCGCTCCCGCGGTCGCCCTGGTCGACTCGCCGCCCGCGGAGCCGCTGAGCGCGTTCAACGCCGACACACCGGTCAGCTTGGCGGGCCGGTCGTTCGACCGGTCCGACGCGATGCGCCTGCACGCGCTGACCTCGGAACTGCTGCGCCGGTGA
- a CDS encoding YrhK family protein, translating into MTDPAASTPWVRRIGHGELLLRHRYEMASIVNDILIAFWFIVGSLLFFSPLTTTAGVWMFLLGSIELAIRPSIRLVRHLHLRKVQKSIEHESDQDF; encoded by the coding sequence ATGACGGACCCAGCAGCCTCCACTCCGTGGGTGCGGCGCATCGGGCACGGCGAGTTGCTGCTGCGCCATCGCTACGAGATGGCCAGCATCGTCAACGACATCCTCATCGCGTTCTGGTTCATCGTGGGGAGCCTGCTGTTCTTCAGTCCGCTCACCACGACCGCCGGGGTGTGGATGTTCCTGCTGGGCAGCATCGAGCTGGCGATCCGGCCGTCCATCCGCCTGGTCCGCCACCTGCACCTGAGGAAGGTGCAGAAAAGCATCGAGCACGAGTCCGACCAGGATTTCTGA
- a CDS encoding class I SAM-dependent methyltransferase, translating into MSTSGYGASALSKDLPGERERLGSIQSSVDEFSTAVIRGLGLAPDWRCLELGAGAGSIARWLARHCPEGHVEAVDNDVRYLDAGDAANLTVTEADVTAEGFEPGRFDLVHARFLFCHLPERDELLARAVRWLRPGGWLVITDPYQLPADTSPFPVVERIMAAYKRNFERHGADLTWARGLPALLGSNGLGSIGFTGKPACMGNLEQDRWRPLIAKVASALVADGGIDRSDLEEFERLLAEPGFVDIPQFTLAAWGRAPGAP; encoded by the coding sequence GTGAGCACGTCCGGATACGGCGCGAGCGCGCTGAGCAAGGACCTGCCGGGGGAGCGGGAGCGCCTGGGCTCCATCCAGTCCAGTGTGGACGAATTCAGCACCGCGGTGATCCGCGGCCTCGGGCTCGCGCCGGACTGGCGCTGCCTGGAGCTGGGAGCGGGCGCGGGCTCGATCGCGCGCTGGCTGGCGCGGCACTGCCCCGAGGGCCACGTCGAGGCGGTCGACAACGACGTCCGCTACCTCGACGCCGGGGACGCGGCCAACCTCACCGTCACCGAGGCCGACGTCACCGCGGAAGGCTTCGAACCGGGGCGCTTCGACCTCGTGCACGCTCGGTTCCTGTTCTGCCACCTGCCGGAGCGGGACGAACTGCTCGCGCGGGCGGTGCGCTGGCTCAGGCCCGGCGGCTGGCTGGTGATCACCGATCCCTACCAGCTACCCGCCGACACCTCGCCGTTCCCGGTGGTCGAGCGGATCATGGCCGCCTACAAGCGCAACTTCGAGCGCCACGGCGCGGACCTGACGTGGGCGCGCGGCCTGCCCGCACTGCTCGGCTCCAACGGGCTGGGTTCCATCGGGTTCACCGGCAAGCCCGCCTGCATGGGAAACCTGGAGCAGGACCGCTGGCGGCCGCTGATCGCGAAGGTGGCATCCGCCCTGGTCGCCGACGGCGGGATCGACCGGTCCGACCTCGAGGAGTTCGAGCGGCTGCTGGCCGAGCCCGGTTTCGTCGACATCCCGCAGTTCACCCTCGCGGCCTGGGGCCGGGCACCGGGAGCGCCCTGA